From a region of the Cyprinus carpio isolate SPL01 chromosome B21, ASM1834038v1, whole genome shotgun sequence genome:
- the LOC122141222 gene encoding somatostatin receptor type 5-like has product MNNSTVNFTTPEASTTHSFVLVDILEMCACSLSFLVGLPIHSFVLWLIVTGTESGVASVFFKLNLSVCEICICVESLIFILSFWFSNLTKLICFLIGLAVTGRPLFQCLICAECYLAVVHPVTFLKYKPLRYRVICSAAAWIIILGSCLFSVFISPYTITHTWFFSVQFLLFLSIQLFCFVAVLRALKQSGPGQRGREREEENHMKRRAFHFILICTVNTVIIYVPFTISGFFTILTKQNIRALWVKVLEVAEEWRR; this is encoded by the exons ATGAACAACTCTACAGTGAACTTCACCACGCCTGAAGCCTCTACAACTCATTCCTTTGTGCTAGTGGACATTCTTGAAATGTGTGCGTGCAGTTTAAGTTTCCTGGTTGGTCTTCCAATACACTCCTTTGTATTATGGCTCATTGTCACAGGAACAGAAAGTGGAGTTGCATCAGTGTTCTTCAAACTTAATCTATCTGTTTGTGAAATTTGTATCTGTGTGGAGAGTTTGATTTTTATACTGTCATTTTGGTTTTCAAATCTCAcaaaattaatatgttttttaataggACTAGCGGTCACTGGccgtcctctgtttcagtgtctgatctgtgCTGAGtgttacctggcagtggttcatcctgtaacctttctgaagtacaaacctctcagataCAGAGTGATCTGCTCTGCTGCAGCCTGGATAATTATTCTTGGCTCATGTCTTTTCTCTGTGTTCATCTCACCATATACTATAACACATACATGGTTCTTTTCAGTGcagttcctcctcttcctctccatccagttgttttgttttgtggctgttctcagagctctgaagcagtcaggaccaggacagagagggagagagagagaggaggaaaaccacatgaaaagaagagcttttcatttcattcttaTATGTACTGTGAACACAGTAATCATATATGTCCCATTTACAATCTCAGGATTCTTTACcattttaacaaaacagaatATTCGTGCACTTtg GGTGAAGGTCCTGGAAGTAGCAGAGGAGTGGAGACGTTGA